The following proteins are co-located in the Streptococcus anginosus genome:
- the rfbD gene encoding dTDP-4-dehydrorhamnose reductase: MILITGANGQLGTELRYLLDERNEEYVAVDVAEMDITNAEMVEKVFSEVKPSLVYHCAAYTAVDAAEDEGKELDYAINVTGTENVAKAAEKHGATLVYISTDYVFAGDKPVGQEWEVDDQPNPQTEYGRTKRMGEELVEKYSSRFYIIRTAWVFGNYGKNFVFTMQNLAKTHKTLTVVNDQHGRPTWTRTLAEFMTYLAENQKEFGYYHLSNDATEDTTWYDFAVEILKDTDVEVLPVDSSKFPAKAKRPLNSTMSLAKAKETGFVIPTWQDALKEFYKQGKK, encoded by the coding sequence ATGATTTTAATTACAGGAGCTAACGGACAGCTTGGGACAGAACTTCGTTATCTTTTAGATGAACGCAACGAAGAGTATGTGGCAGTTGACGTGGCAGAAATGGATATTACCAATGCCGAAATGGTTGAGAAGGTCTTTTCCGAAGTGAAGCCAAGTCTAGTCTATCACTGTGCTGCCTATACAGCAGTTGATGCGGCGGAAGATGAAGGAAAAGAATTGGACTATGCAATCAATGTTACAGGAACTGAGAATGTTGCTAAAGCAGCAGAAAAGCATGGTGCAACACTTGTTTATATATCTACTGACTATGTTTTTGCTGGAGATAAGCCAGTTGGTCAGGAGTGGGAGGTAGATGATCAACCAAACCCTCAGACAGAATATGGTCGTACGAAGCGTATGGGAGAAGAACTTGTTGAGAAATATTCTAGTCGTTTCTATATTATTCGCACCGCTTGGGTCTTTGGAAATTATGGAAAGAACTTCGTTTTTACCATGCAGAATTTAGCCAAAACACATAAAACCCTAACAGTTGTTAATGATCAGCATGGTCGTCCAACTTGGACGCGTACGTTGGCTGAATTTATGACGTACTTAGCAGAAAATCAAAAGGAATTTGGCTATTATCATTTGTCAAATGATGCTACAGAAGATACGACTTGGTATGATTTTGCAGTGGAAATCTTAAAAGATACAGATGTCGAAGTTTTGCCAGTAGACTCTAGTAAGTTTCCAGCGAAAGCGAAGCGACCACTCAATTCTACCATGAGCCTAGCTAAAGCTAAGGAAACCGGCTTTGTCATTCCAACTTGGCAAGATGCCCTCAAGGAATTTTATAAACAAGGAAAGAAATAA
- a CDS encoding glycosyltransferase family 2 protein — protein sequence MTISIIVPCFNEEESLPLFYAEMEKIKFQLNDHFEYIFVNDGSKDRTLAILRELNQKNNSVRYLSFSRNFGKEAALYAGLKHATGDLVTVMDADLQDPPELLLTMKSMLEKNPDLDCVGTRRTTRDGEPPIRSFFAKMFYKLINKISQVEMVNGARDFRLMRRQMVDAILEVSEYNRFSKGIFAWVGFRTEYLEYKNVERVAGKTSWSFWQLLNYSLEGIINFSDAPLTIAFLGGVAACLLAFFLIMIVIVRTLIFGDPTSGWPSMVSIILFLGGFQLLTIGILGKYIGKIFMETKKRPIYVIKEKSE from the coding sequence ATGACAATTTCAATCATCGTTCCTTGTTTTAACGAGGAAGAGTCGCTTCCGTTGTTTTATGCGGAAATGGAAAAAATTAAATTTCAGCTAAATGATCATTTTGAATACATCTTTGTCAATGACGGCTCAAAAGATAGAACCTTAGCTATTTTACGAGAACTCAATCAGAAAAATAATAGTGTTCGTTATCTTTCTTTTTCGAGAAATTTTGGAAAAGAAGCAGCTCTGTATGCGGGTCTCAAACATGCAACTGGTGATTTAGTGACTGTCATGGATGCGGATTTGCAAGATCCTCCGGAACTTTTACTTACAATGAAATCCATGCTGGAGAAGAATCCAGATTTGGATTGTGTGGGGACACGACGGACAACGCGTGATGGAGAACCTCCAATTCGTAGCTTTTTTGCTAAGATGTTTTATAAATTGATCAATAAAATTAGTCAAGTTGAAATGGTGAACGGTGCGCGGGATTTCCGTCTCATGCGCCGACAAATGGTAGATGCCATTTTAGAAGTTTCTGAGTACAATCGTTTTTCCAAGGGAATATTTGCATGGGTTGGATTTAGAACGGAATATTTGGAATATAAGAATGTAGAACGAGTTGCAGGAAAAACCAGTTGGAGTTTCTGGCAATTATTGAATTATTCTTTAGAAGGGATTATCAACTTTTCAGATGCCCCTTTGACAATAGCTTTTTTGGGAGGTGTTGCTGCCTGTTTATTGGCATTCTTCCTTATCATGATTGTCATTGTTCGTACGTTGATTTTTGGCGATCCAACATCTGGCTGGCCTTCTATGGTGTCGATTATTCTTTTTCTAGGTGGTTTTCAGTTGTTGACAATTGGCATTCTTGGTAAATACATTGGGAAAATTTTCATGGAAACCAAAAAAAGACCAATTTACGTGATTAAAGAGAAGAGCGAGTAG
- a CDS encoding DUF2142 domain-containing protein gives MKRIKRFLNISSNKYAVAVVVLLSASFIIGLSSVFFRYPMSWFDEQVHYARVMTYADNPLSITRGKVTKDEQTFIQKPMKKIAQSLGQPTTEIISSDWQKEFDGLGKHQERISTKDATAAAIYTPFVYTPYIVAAWIGKTLHLNVVTTFLLMRLSGFLLVFTMFILAIKKIPFGKLTLAIIGSLPPVVISFAAISADELSYGFSFLFISYALSLYLDIIKNKKLSVKDICLFIILSFCVVLTKIPAFLILGLYLPILYAGFKTKAINKKGLITLSVVLCICAIITIGWYMIVRNMNGNVEYYGRENVDQVRQIKFMLSHPLRTLRIFADNILSYPYNSMQLGYSDYTKTMSVPAGLTLLPFAGLVLSIFIKDKDDELNFTDNQLAMLYNYVSRLLFVGAILLIFIIFYLQNSEVGSDTVVGLQPRYFLPFLLLLLPFTNRTLEYNARFMTGLVIISASPLIYYSAIFIFQLLN, from the coding sequence ATGAAAAGAATAAAAAGATTTTTAAATATATCTAGCAATAAGTATGCTGTAGCAGTTGTTGTTTTATTGTCAGCTTCATTTATTATAGGCTTGTCATCGGTTTTTTTCCGTTATCCAATGTCGTGGTTTGACGAACAAGTGCATTATGCTAGGGTAATGACTTATGCAGACAATCCTTTGTCTATTACTAGAGGAAAAGTTACAAAGGATGAACAAACTTTTATCCAAAAGCCAATGAAAAAAATTGCTCAATCATTAGGACAACCTACGACTGAAATTATTAGCTCTGATTGGCAAAAGGAATTTGATGGATTAGGTAAACATCAAGAAAGAATTTCTACCAAAGATGCAACAGCAGCTGCTATTTATACTCCGTTTGTGTATACTCCTTACATTGTTGCAGCATGGATTGGAAAAACCCTACATTTAAATGTGGTAACAACATTTCTTTTAATGAGATTATCAGGTTTTTTGCTGGTATTTACAATGTTTATATTAGCGATTAAGAAGATACCTTTTGGAAAACTAACTTTAGCAATTATAGGAAGCTTACCACCAGTTGTTATTTCTTTTGCTGCTATTTCGGCAGATGAATTAAGTTATGGATTTAGTTTTTTGTTTATATCTTATGCTCTTTCTCTTTATTTAGATATAATTAAAAATAAAAAATTGAGTGTTAAAGATATTTGTTTATTTATTATACTTTCGTTTTGTGTTGTTCTGACTAAAATACCAGCGTTTTTAATTTTAGGATTATATTTACCAATTTTATATGCAGGATTTAAAACGAAAGCGATTAATAAAAAAGGCCTAATTACCTTGTCTGTAGTCTTATGCATTTGCGCTATCATCACTATAGGTTGGTATATGATTGTAAGAAATATGAATGGAAATGTAGAATACTATGGCCGTGAAAATGTTGACCAAGTAAGACAAATTAAATTTATGCTTTCACATCCTTTGAGAACACTGAGAATTTTTGCTGATAATATTTTGAGCTACCCATATAATAGTATGCAATTAGGGTATTCAGATTATACAAAAACAATGTCTGTTCCAGCAGGTTTGACGTTACTTCCTTTTGCTGGTTTGGTTCTTAGTATTTTTATAAAGGATAAGGATGATGAACTTAACTTTACTGACAATCAGCTAGCAATGCTTTACAATTATGTTTCTAGATTATTGTTTGTGGGGGCTATTTTATTAATATTTATCATTTTTTATCTGCAGAACTCAGAAGTAGGTTCAGATACGGTAGTAGGGCTGCAGCCAAGATACTTTTTACCGTTCTTACTGTTATTACTTCCGTTTACAAACAGAACTTTGGAATATAATGCACGATTTATGACTGGTTTAGTGATTATTTCAGCCTCTCCCTTAATTTATTATAGTGCAATTTTTATCTTTCAATTATTGAATTAA
- a CDS encoding glycosyltransferase family 2 protein, with product MTNSYDNHTFVICAYGESSYLEDCIQSLLNQSLRTKVILYTSTPNQTIQNLCQKYNLPYYHKQGGSIGKDWNNALSFVDTKYATIAHQDDYYNPEYIKLVLEKALKKEDTLIIYSDYFEEKDRQKVATTTNLKIKTAMLTIMNLFPKSVFWRRRVLSFGNAICCPAVTYNLDRLTDFRFDETLRGNLDWIAWYQIAQMKGHFIFVNEKLMCHRIHSESETSKTIADNTRTNEDLETLKLFWPNWIAKLIMRFYVKSQNTNVS from the coding sequence ATGACAAATAGCTATGATAACCATACATTTGTAATATGTGCTTATGGAGAAAGTTCTTATTTAGAAGACTGTATTCAGTCGTTACTAAATCAGTCACTTCGTACAAAGGTGATTTTGTATACATCTACACCAAATCAGACTATTCAAAATCTTTGTCAAAAGTATAACCTCCCTTATTATCATAAACAAGGCGGTTCAATTGGTAAAGATTGGAATAATGCTCTGTCATTTGTTGATACAAAATATGCAACTATTGCTCATCAAGATGATTATTATAATCCAGAATATATAAAGTTAGTTTTGGAAAAAGCTCTAAAAAAAGAAGATACACTAATTATTTATTCTGATTATTTTGAAGAGAAGGATAGGCAGAAGGTTGCAACAACAACTAATTTAAAAATTAAAACTGCTATGCTGACTATAATGAATTTGTTTCCTAAATCTGTATTTTGGAGAAGAAGAGTTCTTTCATTTGGAAATGCTATTTGTTGTCCGGCTGTCACTTATAATTTAGATAGATTAACTGATTTTCGTTTTGATGAGACTTTAAGAGGAAATCTCGATTGGATTGCTTGGTATCAAATCGCTCAAATGAAAGGACATTTCATCTTTGTAAATGAAAAACTGATGTGTCATCGTATTCACAGTGAATCAGAAACTTCAAAAACAATTGCAGATAACACTCGAACTAACGAAGATTTAGAGACATTAAAATTATTTTGGCCTAATTGGATTGCTAAGTTGATTATGAGATTTTATGTTAAAAGTCAAAATACTAATGTTTCTTAG